From one Nothobranchius furzeri strain GRZ-AD chromosome 2, NfurGRZ-RIMD1, whole genome shotgun sequence genomic stretch:
- the pnrc1 gene encoding proline-rich nuclear receptor coactivator 1 yields the protein MLSGTIMNGNEANNNNSHGNVENNSLGSKAKQALLKKGGRKPLLHHQKAPRCPNVRLSDLNNKLTGSAVHRTAAPSGTGNQTVLSLHHVKHGTKKEGLKAKGGRSERGAVLPARHLPRHDQIPHNENVRSHKPKPSQTPTKCPAATRNDNHTPKKPSSSRLPPPREQKKPLHASNNVKILNSPPAEPETEPEYCKDGEKVYAGAKFSEPPSPSVLPRPPRHWVGEDEPQQSSNRELMTIHLKSLLKVQE from the exons ATGTTGAGCGGAACTATCATGAACGGTAACGAagccaataataataacagtcatgGTAACGTGGAGAACAACAGTCTGGGCAGCAAAGCGAAGCAGGCGCTGCTGAAGAAAGGTGGGAGGAAGCCGCTGCTGCATCACCAGAAAGCCCCGAGATGCCCGAACGTCCGCCTGTCTGACCTCAACAACAAGCTGACGGGCTCGGCGGTCCACAGAACCGCGGCTCCGTCCGGAACCGGTAATCAGACGGTCCTGAGCCTCCATCATGTCAAACACGGAACCAAGAAGGAG GGTCTGAAAGCCAAAGGCGGGAGGTCGGAGCGAGGAGCCGTCCTGCCTGCCCGCCACCTCCCAAGACACGATCAGATCCCCCACAACGAGAACGTCCGAAGCCACAAACCCAAACCGAGCCAAACCCCGACGAAGTGTCCCGCTGCTACGAGGAACGACAATCACACTCCAAAGAAACCGTCGTCTTCCCGCCTACCTCCGCCCCGGGAGCAGAAGAAACCCCTCCATGCTTCAAACAATGTGAAGATCCTAAACAGCCCCCCCGCTGAACCCGAAACCGAACCCGAGTATTGTAAAGATGGAGAGAAGGTCTATGCTGGGGCCAAGTTCAGCGAGCCCCCCTCGCCCAGCGTGCTACCCAGACCCCCCCGGCACTGGGTGGGAGAGGACGAGCCTCAGCAGAGCAGCAACAGGGAGCTGATGACCATTCACCTCAAGTCTCTGCTGAAGGTCCAGGAATGA
- the LOC107377865 gene encoding cysteine-rich protein 2, whose protein sequence is MASKCPKCDKTVYFAEKVSSLGKDWHKFCLKCERCSKTLNPGGHAEHDGKPYCHKPCYATMFGPKGVNIGGAGSYMYDSPVNEAPAAVSMETLAKPEEERRAPRGPVKAASFSSFSGGPNICPRCNKTVYFAEKVSSLGKNWHRPCLRCERCSKTLAPGSHAEHDGQPYCHKPCYAVLFGPKGVNTGGVGSYIYDDPDAEAES, encoded by the exons CGGAGAAGGTGTCCTCTTTAGGGAAAGACTGGCACAAGTTCTGTCTGAAATGTGAACGCTGCAGCAAGACGCTGAACCCGGGTGGTCACGCCGAG cacgatGGGAAGCCGTACTGCCACAAGCCCTGCTACGCCACCATGTTTGGACCTAAAG gTGTGAACATCGGCGGAGCTGGTTCCTACATGTACGACTCTCCTGTCAATGAAGCTCCTGCTGCGGTTTCCATGGAAACCCTTGCCAAGCCAGAGGAGGAGAGAAGAGCCCCACGGGGACCAGTGAAGG CTGCCAGCTTCTCGTCCTTCTCTGGAGGACCCAACATCTGCCCCAGGTGCAACAAGACAGTCTACTTTG CTGAGAAGGTGTCGTCTCTGGGGAAGAACTGGCACCGGCCCTGCCTCCGCTGTGAGCGCTGCAGCAAGACTCTGGCTCCAGGCAGCCATGCAGAG CACGATGGACAGCCTTACTGCCACAAGCCCTGCTACGCTGTGCTGTTTGGGCCCAAAG GTGTGAACACCGGGGGGGTCGGCAGCTACATCTACGACGACCCTGACGCCGAGGCGGAGTCTTAA